One window of the Paenibacillus beijingensis genome contains the following:
- a CDS encoding DUF1128 domain-containing protein: MTNLNEPTRQNIELMIETIKTRLKMATAAAMQASHFSIDNYEDIKDLYDVVTSKSNFSISEVEALVSELGKLRNV; this comes from the coding sequence ATGACGAACTTGAACGAGCCGACACGGCAAAATATTGAACTGATGATCGAAACGATTAAAACCCGGCTGAAAATGGCGACCGCCGCCGCAATGCAGGCGTCCCATTTCAGCATCGATAACTATGAAGACATTAAAGACCTTTACGATGTGGTAACGTCGAAGTCAAATTTCAGCATCAGCGAAGTTGAAGCATTGGTTTCCGAGCTCGGGAAGCTGCGTAACGTATAA
- a CDS encoding galactokinase has product MADLKQLTERFVNIYGGDAEGIRIYHAPGRVNLIGEHTDYNGGYVFPGALTFGTTLLIRRRGDNLLGLASTNFELHKHIPLDGIEYNEADDWMNYPKGIALELQKSGSPQKSGFDLLYHGEIPNGAGLSSSASIEVVTAYALLQEDGYPVDRVEIAKLSQKSENEFNGVKSGIMDQFAVANGKKDHAILLDCDTLEFKHVPFNSGSYKLVIGNTNKRRGLVDSKYNERRGECEQAVRDLNAQFPELTLLGQLTPEQFGEFAHLIKDETVRRRARHVVEEIERVRQSMNVLERGDLAAFGQLMNGSHDSLRDLYEVTGAELDAMVDAAREVPGVLGSRMTGAGFGGCTVSLVHEDSIERFREEVGRKYSIATGLTADFYVCSIGNGAEKLV; this is encoded by the coding sequence ATGGCTGATTTAAAGCAGCTGACAGAGCGGTTTGTGAACATTTACGGAGGAGACGCGGAAGGAATCCGCATTTATCATGCGCCCGGCAGGGTGAACCTGATCGGCGAGCACACCGATTACAACGGTGGCTACGTGTTTCCGGGTGCGCTTACATTCGGCACGACGCTGCTCATCCGCCGCCGCGGGGACAATCTGCTCGGCCTCGCGTCCACCAATTTTGAGCTGCATAAACATATCCCGCTCGATGGGATCGAATATAACGAGGCGGACGACTGGATGAACTACCCCAAAGGCATCGCACTCGAACTGCAAAAGAGCGGCAGCCCGCAGAAGAGCGGCTTCGACCTGCTGTATCACGGTGAAATTCCGAACGGAGCCGGACTTTCCTCCTCGGCGTCGATCGAAGTGGTGACCGCGTACGCGCTGCTTCAAGAAGACGGATATCCCGTAGACAGGGTGGAAATCGCCAAACTTTCGCAAAAGTCTGAAAACGAATTCAACGGTGTCAAGAGCGGTATTATGGACCAGTTCGCGGTTGCAAACGGGAAAAAGGACCATGCCATCCTGCTCGATTGCGACACGCTCGAATTCAAGCATGTGCCGTTCAACTCCGGCAGCTACAAGCTCGTCATCGGCAATACGAACAAGCGGCGCGGGCTGGTCGACTCCAAGTACAACGAGCGCCGCGGCGAGTGCGAGCAGGCGGTGCGCGATCTAAACGCCCAATTTCCGGAACTGACCCTGCTCGGCCAGTTGACGCCGGAGCAGTTTGGTGAATTTGCCCATCTGATTAAGGATGAGACCGTGCGCCGCCGTGCGCGCCATGTCGTCGAAGAGATCGAACGCGTGCGCCAATCGATGAACGTGCTGGAAAGAGGCGACCTGGCCGCATTCGGGCAGCTGATGAACGGCTCCCACGACTCGCTGCGCGACCTGTACGAGGTGACGGGAGCGGAGCTGGACGCGATGGTGGACGCGGCGCGCGAGGTGCCGGGGGTGCTCGGCTCGCGCATGACCGGGGCCGGCTTCGGCGGCTGCACCGTATCGCTCGTGCATGAGGACAGCATCGAACGTTTCCGTGAAGAAGTCGGACGCAAGTACAGCATTGCCACGGGGCTGACCGCCGATTTCTATGTTTGTTCTATCGGCAACGGAGCGGAGAAACTCGTCTGA
- the galE gene encoding UDP-glucose 4-epimerase GalE, whose product MAVLVTGGAGYIGSHTVAALLERGEDIVVVDSLQQGHRSAVLGGKLYVGDLRDADFLEGVFAENDIDAVIHFAANSLVGESMKDPGKYYHNNVYGTLCLLEAMNRHQVGKIVFSSTAATYGEPENVPIGEHDRTLPTNAYGETKLAMEKMMKWFDIAHGIKYISLRYFNAAGAHESGRIGEDHQPETHLIPIVLQAALGQRPHISVFGEDYDTPDGTCIRDYIHVSDLAEAHVLAVGRLRGGAESAVYNLGNGQGFSVKQVIDIAREVTGRDIPSVVEPRRSGDPAVLVASSERARTELGWNPTRNKLEDIILSAWKWHSSNPQGYDD is encoded by the coding sequence ATGGCGGTATTGGTTACAGGCGGAGCAGGATATATCGGCTCCCACACAGTAGCGGCTCTGCTTGAGCGCGGCGAGGATATTGTCGTGGTGGACAGCTTGCAGCAGGGGCACCGGAGTGCGGTGCTTGGCGGCAAGCTCTACGTCGGCGATTTGCGCGACGCGGACTTTTTGGAAGGCGTATTCGCAGAAAATGATATCGATGCCGTCATTCACTTTGCGGCCAATTCGCTTGTCGGCGAAAGCATGAAGGATCCGGGAAAATATTACCACAACAACGTCTACGGTACGCTTTGCCTGCTGGAAGCGATGAACCGCCATCAGGTGGGCAAAATCGTATTTTCTTCCACGGCGGCGACATACGGCGAACCCGAGAACGTTCCGATCGGCGAGCATGACCGCACGCTGCCGACGAACGCTTACGGCGAAACAAAGCTGGCGATGGAAAAAATGATGAAATGGTTCGATATCGCCCATGGCATTAAATATATTTCACTCCGTTATTTCAACGCGGCGGGCGCTCACGAAAGCGGCCGTATCGGCGAGGATCATCAGCCGGAAACGCATCTCATTCCGATCGTGCTGCAGGCGGCGCTCGGGCAGCGTCCGCATATTTCGGTATTCGGCGAAGACTACGACACGCCGGACGGAACGTGCATCCGCGACTATATTCATGTGAGCGATTTGGCGGAAGCGCATGTGCTGGCCGTCGGCAGACTGCGCGGCGGTGCGGAAAGCGCCGTTTACAACCTCGGCAACGGTCAAGGCTTCTCGGTGAAGCAGGTGATCGACATCGCCCGCGAGGTGACCGGACGCGACATTCCGAGCGTAGTGGAGCCGCGCCGTTCGGGGGATCCCGCAGTGCTGGTCGCTTCCTCGGAACGCGCGCGCACGGAGCTTGGCTGGAATCCGACGCGGAACAAGCTCGAAGATATTATTCTCAGCGCGTGGAAGTGGCATTCGTCCAACCCGCAAGGCTACGACGATTAA
- a CDS encoding DUF6483 family protein: MFQRDYFMRMIGQMSEAMGQVMGLRSQRKQEEALLVIDDLLEKQFRLNARLLRGLADDDLIALMTTNGIPEQENLQAVALLFKEEADIYEEMGNETQAYQLRLRSLHLFMRLSLMGSEPALADPAAETDKLLERLAAYELPAATKELLTKWLEDQGRFDQAENMLYERLEDGVSEAGEAEDFYRRLLLHDDAKLEAGGVSREEIVQGLGDILRTAAEGKAL, translated from the coding sequence ATGTTTCAGCGGGATTACTTTATGCGGATGATCGGTCAGATGAGTGAAGCGATGGGGCAAGTGATGGGTTTGCGCAGCCAGCGAAAGCAAGAGGAAGCGCTGCTCGTCATCGATGATTTGCTGGAAAAGCAGTTCCGGCTGAACGCCAGGCTGCTGCGGGGACTTGCCGACGATGATTTGATCGCGCTCATGACGACGAACGGGATCCCGGAACAAGAAAATTTGCAGGCGGTTGCGCTGCTTTTTAAAGAGGAAGCCGATATATACGAAGAGATGGGGAATGAAACGCAGGCGTACCAGCTGCGTCTGCGGTCGCTTCATTTGTTTATGCGTCTGTCGCTGATGGGCTCGGAGCCGGCCTTGGCGGATCCCGCCGCGGAAACGGACAAGCTGCTGGAGCGGCTTGCCGCCTACGAGCTTCCCGCAGCCACGAAAGAGCTGCTGACGAAATGGCTGGAAGATCAGGGAAGGTTCGACCAGGCGGAAAATATGCTTTATGAGCGTCTGGAGGACGGGGTATCTGAAGCGGGCGAAGCGGAAGATTTCTACCGCAGGCTGCTGCTGCACGACGACGCGAAGCTGGAAGCGGGCGGCGTCTCTCGCGAGGAGATCGTCCAAGGGCTGGGAGATATACTGCGGACGGCTGCGGAAGGAAAGGCTTTGTAG
- a CDS encoding UDP-glucose--hexose-1-phosphate uridylyltransferase produces MTQQHLQSPSAKQAQTLIDKLVRFGRRQELLQPLDTDSARNALLDLFGFTQPYEEADEGAGPAGLAELLEPLLDYGYAIGLIPDNTTTYRDMLDARIMGLLMPRPSETAANFARTAQESGVKAATDAFYRLNIDSNYIRMDRIAKNKYWQQPTPYGDLEITINLSKPEKDPKEIALLKTLPKASYPKCLLCKENVGYAGRPDHPARQNLRVLPLKLRDEDWFFQYSPYVYYNEHSIIFKGAHEPMRISQLTFARLLDFVEQFPHYFIGSNADLPIVGGSILSHDHFQAGRHRFPMEKAPVEAEFTHPGHPGVSYGIVRWPMSVVRLSGSGKAAVLKAAGEILDSWRAYSDPEADIYAFSDQGDVKTPHNTITPIARIRDNGVYELDLVLRNNRTSDEHPDGIFHPHRHLHHIKKENIGLIEVMGLAVLPGRLKLELEQISDYLSGAVSYDARALADAAHPLHLHADWIAHLMEQFGAALAPDAALAAVENGAGAKFLEVLGDAGVYKRTEAGAQSFRRFMISLGLQAAVE; encoded by the coding sequence ATGACGCAGCAACATCTACAATCTCCAAGCGCTAAGCAGGCGCAGACGCTGATTGACAAGCTGGTCCGCTTCGGCCGGCGGCAAGAGCTGCTGCAGCCTTTGGACACCGATTCGGCGCGCAATGCGCTGCTGGATCTGTTCGGTTTCACGCAGCCGTACGAGGAGGCGGACGAGGGGGCGGGGCCGGCCGGTCTGGCGGAGCTGCTGGAGCCGCTGCTCGATTACGGCTATGCAATCGGTCTGATCCCGGATAATACGACAACGTACCGCGACATGCTCGATGCCCGCATTATGGGCCTGCTCATGCCGCGCCCGTCGGAGACGGCGGCGAATTTCGCCCGCACCGCCCAAGAAAGCGGCGTGAAGGCGGCGACGGACGCGTTTTACCGCCTGAACATCGATTCCAATTATATCCGGATGGACCGGATCGCCAAAAATAAATATTGGCAGCAGCCGACGCCGTACGGAGACCTGGAAATTACGATCAATTTGTCCAAGCCGGAAAAGGATCCGAAGGAAATTGCGCTGCTGAAGACGCTGCCGAAGGCCTCGTATCCGAAATGCTTGCTCTGTAAGGAAAATGTCGGCTACGCGGGACGGCCCGATCACCCCGCCCGGCAAAACCTGCGCGTGCTCCCTTTGAAGCTGCGGGACGAGGACTGGTTCTTCCAATATTCCCCTTATGTGTATTACAACGAGCACAGCATTATTTTCAAAGGCGCGCACGAGCCGATGCGGATTTCGCAGCTCACCTTTGCACGGCTGCTTGATTTCGTCGAGCAGTTCCCGCATTATTTCATCGGCTCGAACGCCGATCTGCCAATTGTGGGCGGCTCGATTTTGAGCCATGACCATTTTCAGGCGGGACGCCACCGGTTTCCGATGGAAAAAGCGCCTGTCGAAGCGGAATTTACGCATCCGGGACATCCCGGCGTAAGCTACGGCATCGTCCGCTGGCCGATGTCGGTGGTCAGGCTGTCCGGCAGCGGCAAAGCGGCGGTGCTGAAGGCGGCCGGCGAAATCCTTGATTCGTGGCGAGCCTATAGCGATCCCGAGGCGGATATTTACGCCTTTTCGGATCAAGGGGACGTTAAGACGCCGCACAACACGATTACGCCGATCGCGCGGATTCGCGATAACGGCGTCTACGAACTCGATCTTGTGCTGCGCAACAACCGGACCAGCGACGAACACCCGGACGGCATTTTTCATCCTCACCGGCATCTGCATCATATTAAAAAAGAAAATATCGGCCTAATTGAAGTAATGGGGCTGGCGGTGCTGCCGGGACGGTTGAAGCTTGAGCTGGAGCAGATTTCGGACTATTTGTCCGGGGCGGTTTCCTACGATGCCCGGGCGCTTGCGGACGCCGCACACCCGCTGCACCTGCATGCAGACTGGATCGCGCATCTAATGGAACAGTTTGGCGCAGCGCTAGCGCCGGATGCGGCTTTGGCCGCGGTCGAAAACGGCGCCGGAGCCAAATTTCTGGAGGTGCTGGGCGATGCCGGCGTGTACAAACGGACCGAAGCGGGCGCGCAGTCGTTCCGCCGGTTCATGATATCGCTCGGCCTGCAGGCGGCCGTTGAATAA
- the yyaC gene encoding spore protease YyaC, whose product MKQGSKENRLPDGQSWSRVDEEGLRLFFEHISASFPERDQVVFLCIGSDRSTGDALGPLVGSMLKAQGFPNVIGTLEQPCDADKVSSVLAAYKGIGTTIVAIDACLGRAESVGLYLVRNGPLQPGEAVGQKLPRVGDYSVAVVVGAQGHKPYWIIQTTSLHYVLQMARAVVRAAARVWGGRHGKGNSPAMESFEFLDSSHE is encoded by the coding sequence GTGAAACAGGGATCGAAGGAGAACCGTTTGCCGGACGGGCAGTCATGGTCCAGAGTGGACGAAGAAGGGCTGCGTTTGTTTTTTGAGCATATTTCGGCCAGCTTCCCGGAGCGGGATCAGGTCGTCTTTCTTTGCATCGGCAGCGACCGCTCAACCGGCGATGCGCTGGGCCCGCTGGTCGGCTCCATGCTGAAGGCGCAAGGGTTCCCCAATGTCATCGGAACGCTTGAGCAGCCGTGCGATGCGGACAAGGTGAGCAGCGTGTTGGCCGCTTACAAGGGGATCGGAACGACCATCGTGGCCATCGACGCTTGTCTGGGCCGGGCCGAATCGGTCGGTTTGTACCTCGTGCGCAACGGACCTCTTCAGCCGGGGGAAGCGGTCGGGCAAAAGCTGCCGAGGGTTGGTGACTACAGCGTCGCGGTCGTAGTCGGCGCGCAGGGGCATAAGCCGTACTGGATTATCCAGACGACTTCCCTGCATTACGTTCTGCAGATGGCCCGCGCCGTTGTTAGAGCCGCTGCCCGCGTATGGGGCGGCCGGCATGGCAAGGGGAACTCCCCCGCCATGGAATCGTTCGAATTTTTGGATAGCAGTCATGAATAA
- a CDS encoding alpha/beta fold hydrolase, translating into MNRSIANHTLTLPGGTRLAYMDSGRGSAGRGPSRTIVLLHGYCGSSAYWEQLLPCMDKNVRMIAPDLRGHGNSSAPKADKYRIEDFAEDIAQLLDMLDPGPVLLLGHSLGGYITLAFAGHYPDRLEGFGLIHSTALPDSEEAKGNRDKAAAAIKERGMEPFVDGLVPKLFAPVHQASMAEAVQRVKEIGYGTDPGGAAASALGMKERPGRINVLEETALPVLIVAGSEDGIVPPEKAFLVERPSIARHVLEGSGHMGMIEEPQELAAIIRQFMNEPGNS; encoded by the coding sequence ATGAACCGATCGATTGCCAATCATACGTTAACGCTTCCAGGCGGCACCCGGCTGGCCTATATGGACAGCGGACGCGGGTCGGCAGGACGAGGCCCTTCCCGCACGATCGTGCTGCTGCACGGTTATTGCGGCAGCTCGGCGTACTGGGAACAGCTGCTGCCCTGCATGGATAAGAACGTAAGGATGATTGCGCCGGATTTACGCGGACACGGCAATTCGTCGGCTCCGAAAGCCGACAAGTACCGGATCGAGGATTTCGCCGAAGATATCGCGCAGCTGCTGGACATGCTGGACCCCGGTCCCGTGCTGCTGCTCGGCCATTCGCTCGGCGGCTATATTACGCTCGCGTTTGCCGGGCACTATCCGGACAGACTGGAAGGATTCGGGCTCATTCACTCCACCGCGCTGCCCGACAGCGAGGAGGCGAAGGGGAACCGGGATAAAGCTGCCGCGGCGATTAAGGAGCGCGGAATGGAGCCGTTTGTCGACGGGCTGGTGCCGAAGCTGTTTGCGCCTGTCCATCAGGCTTCGATGGCGGAAGCGGTGCAGCGGGTCAAAGAAATCGGCTACGGCACCGACCCCGGCGGCGCGGCCGCTTCGGCGCTCGGCATGAAGGAACGCCCCGGCCGGATCAATGTGCTTGAGGAAACGGCGCTGCCTGTGCTCATCGTCGCCGGAAGCGAGGACGGCATCGTGCCTCCGGAGAAGGCGTTTCTCGTGGAACGCCCCTCCATTGCCCGGCATGTGCTGGAAGGAAGCGGTCATATGGGCATGATCGAAGAACCGCAGGAATTGGCCGCGATCATTCGGCAGTTTATGAATGAGCCGGGAAATTCGTGA